The proteins below are encoded in one region of Neoasaia chiangmaiensis:
- a CDS encoding TonB-dependent receptor: MPRKSLKNLLLSTTLFALPTAHAQTKPAKKPLEQITVHARSATGTAAQYSKTVATLGPLGNRPTLNTPFSIMTVTQDVIANQQSRNINDLAQYMPSVQLEERGDPNTSRPQSRGFEADVVANSRMDGLNMVITTPYAAEQFDNLQVLNGLSGALYGPQNPAGTFSYTLKRPTDRQTERFVAGVDSIGAPLESLDVSGRVGRQGWFGYRLNLLNQQGTSFVQGSHLRRDLVSGDFDIHLSPKTVIQIDASQYSFAERGYPGQFSYKTGLQLPNAPDLSKQGYGQPYAGFNMETNTALAKIIHHFNDDWSLTLGGLYQNAYRQVFTTANTLQNDEGLYSTTINAAATAKNFKVGSNLAYLNGRFRTGPLRHEITLGTNGYIMGNYNPTQGESFLLGSGVLGNPPRLSGEQPYFSGNYKSATTAEQSLIAGDTIWLDQHWAIMGTLAWGWLSENNFNKNNVRTSTYTRNAAFSPMTSLIYKVNARQSAYFTWGRSIEAGPTAPDNVVNANQVLAPLRSEEWEVGYKYQFDNGLQLNVDGFRMTRPYGYTDPATHVFGTFGNQRNYGVEFQAAGSITKSLSVLGGMTWMDAELGDTSTMATSHKEVVGAPPIQANVLLDYHPAWAKGAAVNANVHYTGRRAADVQNLTFADSYVTLDLGARYATRVYKEPIVFRFGVNNVTNQSYWASIYPNNINGGNASATNAAVAGLPRTYHFTMEIDF; encoded by the coding sequence ATGCCTCGCAAGTCACTGAAGAACCTTCTCCTGTCGACGACGCTGTTCGCCTTGCCGACGGCTCATGCACAGACGAAGCCGGCGAAAAAGCCGTTGGAACAGATCACTGTCCATGCACGCTCGGCAACGGGAACAGCCGCGCAATACAGCAAGACGGTGGCGACGCTCGGTCCGCTGGGGAATCGGCCGACCCTCAATACGCCCTTCTCCATCATGACCGTGACGCAGGACGTCATCGCCAATCAGCAGTCGCGCAACATCAACGATCTGGCGCAGTATATGCCATCGGTGCAGCTGGAAGAACGCGGCGATCCCAACACCAGCCGCCCGCAATCACGCGGGTTCGAAGCCGACGTGGTGGCCAATTCCCGCATGGACGGGCTCAATATGGTAATCACCACGCCATATGCTGCCGAGCAATTCGACAATCTTCAGGTTCTGAACGGTCTCTCCGGCGCACTTTACGGCCCCCAGAATCCTGCCGGTACATTCAGCTACACACTCAAGCGCCCGACCGACCGCCAGACGGAACGCTTCGTCGCCGGGGTGGATTCCATCGGCGCGCCACTGGAAAGTCTGGACGTGTCCGGTCGCGTCGGGCGACAGGGCTGGTTCGGTTATCGCCTGAACCTGCTTAATCAGCAGGGCACGAGCTTCGTTCAGGGGTCGCATTTACGGCGCGATCTCGTCAGCGGAGATTTCGACATCCATCTGTCGCCGAAAACCGTCATCCAGATCGATGCAAGTCAATACAGCTTCGCGGAGCGCGGCTACCCGGGACAGTTCTCTTACAAAACCGGCCTGCAGCTTCCAAATGCACCGGATCTGAGCAAGCAGGGCTACGGACAGCCCTATGCCGGTTTCAACATGGAAACCAATACGGCACTGGCGAAAATCATCCATCATTTCAACGATGACTGGAGCCTGACGCTCGGCGGCCTTTACCAGAATGCCTATCGTCAGGTCTTCACGACCGCCAACACGTTGCAGAATGACGAAGGGCTCTACAGCACCACGATCAATGCAGCCGCCACAGCCAAAAACTTCAAGGTCGGCAGCAACCTCGCTTACCTGAACGGGCGCTTCCGCACGGGCCCGCTGCGCCATGAGATCACGCTCGGCACCAACGGCTATATCATGGGCAACTACAATCCCACGCAGGGAGAGTCGTTTCTTCTCGGGTCCGGCGTGCTCGGCAATCCACCCCGATTGTCCGGCGAACAGCCCTATTTCTCCGGCAATTACAAATCCGCAACGACCGCGGAGCAGTCGCTGATCGCCGGCGACACGATCTGGTTGGACCAGCACTGGGCGATCATGGGCACGCTGGCTTGGGGCTGGCTCAGCGAGAACAATTTCAACAAGAACAATGTCAGGACATCGACCTATACACGCAATGCTGCGTTCAGCCCGATGACCAGCCTGATCTACAAGGTCAATGCCCGTCAGAGCGCCTATTTCACCTGGGGGCGCAGCATCGAGGCCGGCCCGACCGCGCCGGACAACGTCGTCAACGCCAATCAGGTTCTGGCGCCGCTACGCTCCGAGGAATGGGAAGTCGGGTACAAATACCAGTTCGACAACGGGCTTCAACTCAACGTCGATGGCTTCCGCATGACGCGGCCCTATGGCTACACCGATCCGGCAACACACGTGTTCGGCACGTTCGGCAATCAGCGCAACTACGGCGTGGAGTTCCAGGCCGCCGGCAGCATCACCAAGTCCCTCAGCGTCCTGGGCGGCATGACGTGGATGGATGCGGAACTGGGCGATACCAGCACGATGGCGACCTCGCATAAGGAAGTGGTGGGGGCCCCGCCAATCCAGGCCAACGTGCTTCTCGACTATCACCCGGCCTGGGCGAAGGGTGCCGCCGTCAACGCCAATGTCCATTACACCGGCCGACGTGCCGCGGACGTGCAGAACCTGACATTCGCCGATTCGTACGTCACGCTCGATCTGGGCGCGCGCTACGCCACAAGGGTCTATAAGGAACCGATCGTCTTTCGTTTCGGTGTCAATAACGTGACGAACCAAAGTTACTGGGCGTCCATATATCCGAACAATATCAATGGCGGAAACGCGAGCGCCACCAATGCGGCGGTCGCGGGCCTGCCACGCACCTACCATTTCACGATGGAAATTGACTTCTGA
- a CDS encoding molybdenum cofactor biosynthesis protein MoaE, with protein MSRFIMADAPVDLAALRDELHVSRAGGYCAFEGWVRETNEGRAVSGLDYESYEALALNEGAAILAEAQTRFEISDSIAMHRTGSLDVGDIAVWIGVSAPHRDAAFRACRYIIDEIKFRLPVWKKERYLDGDTQWVACHHLHRDHDHAHGAHGAHGHDHD; from the coding sequence ATGAGCCGGTTCATCATGGCCGATGCGCCCGTCGATCTCGCGGCGCTGCGTGACGAATTGCACGTCTCCCGCGCCGGCGGCTACTGCGCTTTCGAAGGATGGGTTCGCGAAACCAACGAGGGCCGCGCCGTCAGTGGCCTCGATTATGAATCATATGAAGCCCTGGCCCTGAACGAAGGCGCGGCCATTCTGGCGGAAGCCCAGACGCGTTTCGAGATCAGCGATTCCATCGCCATGCATCGCACCGGCAGTCTCGATGTCGGCGACATTGCCGTCTGGATCGGCGTGTCCGCCCCCCATCGGGATGCGGCTTTCCGTGCGTGCCGCTACATTATCGACGAGATCAAGTTCCGCCTGCCGGTCTGGAAGAAAGAGCGCTATCTCGATGGCGATACCCAATGGGTCGCCTGCCATCACCTGCACCGCGATCACGACCATGCCCACGGCGCTCATGGCGCGCACGGACACGATCACGACTGA
- a CDS encoding TOBE domain-containing protein, with product MKLSARNQLKGRIVEIVKGATTSHIRIDVNGTVITSAITNEAVAELDLAVGKTAYAVIKASSVMVGIDD from the coding sequence ATGAAATTGAGTGCACGCAATCAGCTCAAGGGACGCATCGTGGAGATCGTGAAGGGGGCCACCACCTCCCATATCCGCATTGACGTGAACGGTACCGTCATCACCAGCGCGATCACGAACGAGGCCGTGGCCGAACTGGATCTGGCCGTGGGGAAGACAGCCTATGCGGTCATCAAGGCATCGAGCGTGATGGTCGGCATCGACGACTGA
- a CDS encoding xanthine dehydrogenase family protein molybdopterin-binding subunit, with the protein MGKLERIAARQDGRAGLSRRGFLLTAAGAGFMFGFARKAAASEVFPSAIPGGGLFEPNIWCAIAPDGTVNVNIIRAEMGQHVGTALARIIADEMEADWSKVKITQVDTDPKWGLMVTGGSWSVWMTWDVFRQAGAAARTVMIEEGARLLGTTPGACSARNGMVTANGKSIAYGDIVAKANPTRQFTPEEMARLPLKPASERRLIGQPVAALDIPAKTDGSAIYGIDAKIDGMVYARPKMPPTRYGTKVLSVDDTDAKKVPGYIRHVVLQDPSNIVPGWVMVVAKTYPAAIRATDALKVTWSPGETHTVTEAEIIDHGRQLIARTDGGTYVFDDKGTQDALNGAARHIEYDYTCASVAHYQLEPLNAIARRVDGVWEIHTGNQWQSLVLPQLADALQVPKEQIVMRTYLLGGGFGRRLNGDYAVPAALTSKALDGAPVKMILTRSDDMAFDSIRSPSIQRIRVGLDHDNRIVGMRYDAAAGWPTQVMAAAFMSKGTDGKPYDQFAIAGADHWYDTGPTQVRAISNDLANATFRPGWLRSVSAGWTPWALESFIDEVAHDLKQDAVAFRLSLFTATGRNAGQAPDSTGGAKRQAAVVQHLADKIGWGKTQLPADTALGMATSFGQERGMPTWTAGAAQVHVDRKTGVVTCQKIWLVIDAGTIVDPGGALAQTEGAALWGLSMALFEGSEIVGGTIRDRNLDTYTPLRIADVPDMDIEFVQSTEKPMGLGEPGVTVIAPAIGNAIFNAVGVRLRHLPIRPQAVLAALGQS; encoded by the coding sequence ATGGGTAAGCTCGAACGCATCGCCGCGCGACAGGACGGTCGCGCGGGGCTCTCGCGCCGCGGCTTTCTGCTGACAGCCGCCGGCGCGGGCTTCATGTTCGGCTTCGCGCGCAAGGCCGCCGCCTCCGAAGTCTTTCCGTCCGCCATCCCCGGCGGCGGCCTCTTCGAGCCGAACATCTGGTGCGCCATCGCGCCGGACGGCACGGTGAACGTCAATATCATCCGCGCTGAAATGGGCCAGCATGTCGGCACCGCCCTCGCCCGCATCATCGCGGACGAGATGGAAGCCGACTGGAGCAAGGTGAAGATCACGCAGGTCGACACCGATCCGAAATGGGGCCTGATGGTGACCGGCGGCTCGTGGTCCGTCTGGATGACATGGGATGTGTTCCGTCAGGCTGGCGCTGCCGCGCGCACGGTGATGATCGAGGAAGGCGCCAGGCTGCTCGGCACCACGCCGGGTGCCTGCTCGGCCCGCAACGGCATGGTGACGGCGAACGGCAAGAGCATCGCCTATGGCGACATCGTGGCGAAGGCGAACCCGACCCGTCAGTTCACACCCGAAGAGATGGCCAGGCTGCCGCTCAAGCCGGCCAGTGAGCGCCGTCTGATCGGTCAGCCCGTGGCGGCGCTGGACATCCCGGCGAAAACGGACGGCTCGGCGATCTACGGTATCGACGCCAAGATCGACGGCATGGTCTACGCCCGACCGAAGATGCCGCCGACGCGCTATGGCACGAAAGTGCTTTCCGTCGACGACACCGACGCGAAAAAGGTTCCCGGCTATATCCGGCACGTCGTGTTGCAGGACCCGTCCAACATCGTGCCCGGCTGGGTCATGGTCGTCGCCAAGACCTACCCGGCCGCGATCAGGGCAACGGACGCGCTCAAGGTCACCTGGTCGCCGGGCGAGACGCATACCGTCACCGAGGCGGAAATCATCGATCACGGGCGCCAGCTCATCGCCAGGACCGACGGCGGCACGTATGTGTTCGACGACAAGGGCACGCAGGACGCGCTGAACGGCGCGGCGCGCCATATCGAATACGATTACACCTGCGCCTCGGTCGCGCACTACCAGCTTGAGCCTCTCAATGCGATCGCGCGCCGCGTCGATGGCGTGTGGGAGATTCATACGGGCAACCAGTGGCAGTCGCTCGTCCTGCCGCAACTCGCCGATGCCCTCCAGGTGCCCAAGGAACAGATCGTCATGCGGACGTATCTGCTCGGCGGCGGTTTCGGGCGACGTCTGAACGGCGATTATGCGGTTCCGGCGGCCCTGACCTCGAAAGCGCTCGACGGCGCGCCGGTCAAGATGATCCTGACGCGATCGGACGACATGGCGTTCGACTCCATCCGCTCCCCCTCCATCCAGCGCATCCGCGTTGGCCTGGACCACGACAACAGGATCGTCGGCATGCGCTACGATGCGGCGGCAGGCTGGCCGACGCAGGTCATGGCCGCGGCCTTCATGTCAAAGGGCACGGACGGCAAGCCCTACGATCAGTTCGCCATCGCCGGCGCCGATCACTGGTACGATACCGGCCCGACGCAGGTGCGCGCGATCAGCAACGATCTGGCCAATGCGACCTTCCGCCCTGGCTGGCTACGTTCCGTCAGCGCCGGTTGGACGCCATGGGCGCTCGAATCGTTTATCGACGAAGTCGCGCATGACCTGAAGCAGGATGCCGTCGCCTTCCGCCTCTCCCTGTTCACGGCCACCGGGCGCAACGCCGGGCAGGCGCCGGATTCGACCGGCGGCGCGAAGCGCCAGGCCGCTGTCGTGCAGCATCTGGCGGACAAGATCGGCTGGGGCAAGACGCAGCTTCCCGCCGACACCGCGCTGGGCATGGCCACCAGCTTCGGGCAGGAACGCGGCATGCCGACATGGACGGCAGGCGCGGCGCAGGTGCATGTGGACCGCAAAACCGGCGTCGTGACATGCCAGAAAATCTGGCTGGTGATCGATGCCGGCACGATCGTCGATCCCGGCGGCGCGCTGGCGCAGACGGAAGGCGCGGCGCTCTGGGGCCTGAGCATGGCGTTGTTCGAGGGGTCGGAAATCGTGGGGGGCACGATCCGCGACCGTAACCTCGATACCTATACGCCGCTGCGTATCGCGGATGTGCCGGACATGGACATCGAGTTCGTGCAGAGCACCGAGAAGCCGATGGGGCTCGGCGAACCGGGCGTGACGGTCATCGCACCAGCGATCGGCAATGCCATCTTCAATGCCGTGGGTGTTCGCCTGCGCCATCTTCCCATCCGCCCGCAGGCGGTGCTGGCCGCACTCGGCCAGAGCTGA
- the moaA gene encoding GTP 3',8-cyclase MoaA has product MAGEMTPRDRLGRPLRDLRISVMDRCNFRCPYCMPESTYHENFRFLAANERLSFDEIERVARIAAELGVTKLRLTGGEPLLRPDLPVLIARLVGLPGIEDVALTTNGVLLARQAEALKAAGLHRVTVSLDSLDPETFARLSGGRAQLDAVLEGIDAADAAAFPGGIKLNTVVQRGINDTGVFDLLDQFRHRDITVRFIEYMDVGNRNGWVRDEVVSSRELRDRIDTRWPLEPLSPRYRGEVARRYRYADGAGEIGFISSVSAPFCGDCSRARLSSDGQIYTCLFATKGTDLRAVLRAQEDDASLRGILSQVWRERGDRYSEERAERRAAHSDEKIEMHYIGG; this is encoded by the coding sequence ATGGCTGGTGAGATGACGCCGCGCGACCGGTTGGGACGCCCCCTGCGGGATCTGCGGATTTCCGTCATGGATCGCTGCAATTTCCGCTGCCCCTATTGCATGCCGGAATCGACCTATCACGAGAATTTCCGCTTTCTTGCGGCCAACGAGCGACTGAGTTTCGACGAAATCGAACGCGTGGCGCGGATCGCTGCCGAGCTGGGTGTGACGAAACTGCGTCTGACCGGCGGTGAGCCTTTGCTCAGGCCGGACCTGCCCGTGCTGATTGCCCGTCTGGTTGGGCTGCCCGGCATCGAGGACGTCGCGCTGACGACCAATGGGGTGCTGCTCGCCCGGCAGGCTGAGGCATTAAAGGCCGCGGGACTGCATCGCGTAACGGTCAGCCTCGACAGCCTCGATCCGGAGACATTCGCCCGGCTGAGCGGCGGGCGCGCGCAACTCGACGCCGTCCTGGAAGGGATCGACGCCGCGGACGCCGCGGCATTCCCGGGCGGCATCAAGCTCAACACGGTGGTTCAGCGCGGGATCAACGATACCGGCGTTTTCGATCTTCTGGACCAATTCCGGCATCGCGACATCACCGTCCGTTTCATTGAATACATGGATGTCGGCAACCGCAACGGCTGGGTTCGGGACGAGGTCGTGTCATCACGCGAGTTGCGCGACCGTATCGATACGCGTTGGCCGCTCGAACCGCTGTCGCCGCGCTATCGTGGCGAAGTGGCGCGCCGCTATCGCTATGCCGACGGCGCGGGAGAGATCGGTTTCATCTCCTCCGTGAGCGCGCCATTCTGCGGCGATTGTTCGCGCGCGCGGCTTTCGTCGGACGGCCAGATCTATACCTGCCTTTTCGCCACCAAAGGCACCGACCTGCGCGCCGTGCTACGCGCCCAAGAAGACGACGCATCCCTGCGCGGGATTTTGTCGCAGGTCTGGCGCGAACGCGGCGACCGCTATAGTGAGGAGCGCGCCGAACGCCGCGCCGCGCATTCGGACGAGAAAATCGAAATGCATTATATTGGAGGCTGA
- a CDS encoding (2Fe-2S)-binding protein: MTIKFELNGKPVSVDAPDDTPLLWVLRDDLDLTGTKFGCGIGECGACTVHIGGRATRSCITPLSSIEGASVTTIEGLDPNGAHPVQVAWRDLQVPQCGYCQSGQIMQAASLLKDYPNPTDEEIDGVMGGSLCRCMTYIRIRKAIKEAAAAASGQEPSHG; this comes from the coding sequence ATGACCATCAAATTCGAACTTAACGGAAAGCCGGTTTCGGTCGATGCGCCCGACGACACCCCACTGCTCTGGGTATTGCGCGACGATCTCGACCTGACCGGCACCAAATTCGGCTGCGGCATCGGTGAATGCGGCGCCTGCACCGTGCATATCGGTGGTCGCGCGACGCGTTCCTGCATCACGCCGCTCTCGTCGATCGAAGGGGCGAGCGTCACGACGATCGAAGGGCTCGATCCGAACGGCGCACACCCCGTGCAGGTCGCGTGGCGCGATCTTCAGGTGCCGCAATGCGGTTACTGCCAGTCCGGCCAGATCATGCAGGCAGCCAGCCTCTTGAAAGACTATCCGAACCCGACGGATGAGGAAATCGACGGCGTGATGGGCGGCAGCCTCTGTCGCTGCATGACCTACATCCGCATTCGCAAAGCCATCAAGGAAGCCGCCGCGGCCGCTTCCGGCCAGGAGCCGTCGCATGGGTAA
- the moaC gene encoding cyclic pyranopterin monophosphate synthase MoaC yields MATLTHVDENGQQPRMVDVGGKDITERQAHAQARLRFPPDVARILAEAGFMTAKGAVLTVAQIAGVMGVKATSTLIPLCHPLALNGCKVEIAIDGDEAIIDCRVKCTGKTGVEMEALTGASIAALTIYDMCKALSHDMVIHDVRLLGKSGGKRDFGSSPS; encoded by the coding sequence ATGGCAACGCTCACACATGTGGACGAAAACGGTCAGCAACCGCGCATGGTCGATGTCGGCGGCAAGGACATCACGGAACGGCAGGCCCACGCGCAGGCGCGGCTGCGTTTTCCGCCGGATGTCGCACGGATCCTGGCGGAAGCAGGCTTCATGACCGCCAAGGGCGCGGTGCTGACGGTCGCGCAGATCGCAGGCGTCATGGGCGTGAAGGCGACATCGACGCTCATCCCGCTATGCCACCCGCTGGCACTCAATGGCTGCAAGGTCGAGATCGCCATCGACGGCGATGAGGCGATCATCGATTGCCGCGTCAAATGCACCGGCAAAACCGGCGTCGAGATGGAAGCACTGACCGGCGCCTCGATCGCCGCCCTGACGATCTACGACATGTGCAAGGCGCTCTCGCATGACATGGTCATCCATGACGTGCGGTTGCTTGGTAAATCGGGCGGCAAACGCGATTTCGGGAGTAGCCCGTCATGA
- a CDS encoding NTP transferase domain-containing protein yields MSPLYGLVLAGGASTRMGQDKAALHYGGRTQLANAFAMLDRHVERTFVSVRNTQQNDPTRAPFPQIVDNVTAAGPAVGILSAHATYPDAAWLVLACDLPMLDDATLAALIAARDEQHVATAFRSEHDGLPEPLCTIWEPGALEKLKSQVDGGRFCPRKCLLNIDTLILPPRTPGALDNVNTPQERAIAQRFLEDACRA; encoded by the coding sequence ATGAGCCCGCTTTACGGCCTCGTGCTGGCCGGCGGCGCCAGCACGCGCATGGGGCAGGACAAGGCGGCCTTGCATTACGGTGGCCGCACGCAACTCGCCAATGCCTTCGCGATGCTGGATCGGCATGTGGAACGCACCTTCGTCTCCGTGCGCAATACGCAGCAGAACGATCCCACGCGCGCGCCCTTTCCGCAGATCGTCGACAACGTAACGGCTGCGGGACCGGCCGTCGGCATCCTTTCGGCGCACGCCACGTATCCCGATGCCGCGTGGCTGGTGCTGGCCTGTGACCTGCCGATGCTGGACGACGCCACACTCGCAGCCCTGATCGCGGCACGCGACGAACAACACGTGGCCACGGCCTTCCGCAGCGAACATGACGGCCTGCCGGAGCCCCTTTGCACGATCTGGGAGCCGGGCGCGCTGGAGAAGCTGAAAAGCCAGGTCGACGGCGGTCGCTTTTGCCCCCGCAAATGTCTGCTCAATATCGATACGCTCATTCTGCCGCCACGCACGCCGGGCGCGCTCGACAATGTCAATACGCCGCAGGAGCGCGCCATCGCGCAGCGGTTTCTGGAGGATGCATGCCGCGCATAG
- a CDS encoding cytochrome c — MTLIKRVVGAVVGLGVVGGVGFLAYAWYPSIAPVSPPAASSFSPEAIHRGQLVAAAGYCAECHTRTDNGGGPRMAGDYKMETPFGDIFSSNITPDPETGIGNWSEAAFKRAMNLGIARDGSQLYPAFPFDHFTKVSDQDVSDLYAYLMSQPAIHRAPRENTVPFPINIRLIGQGFWKLLFFSPGRYRNDPAHDAEWNRGAYLAEGDAHCGACHTPRNALGAEKKSALYDGNVIDGWIAPPLNEHNPTPVVWTEDELFKYLRHGVAPLHGSAAGPMNPIPHEFLSELPESDVRAIAHYYADVDHAAQREGQNQAAVATAMDRSKANLIGPQTDPDARLYQGACAACHYNAGPAPVPGRPELALNNALWLDEPNNLFMVMLHGIGAREGQDGIAMPSFYTGLSDHDMARIAAYLRRTRTNLPPWTDLEKKAAKMRATLKPPPINASH, encoded by the coding sequence ATGACGCTTATCAAGCGCGTCGTAGGGGCCGTCGTCGGTCTGGGTGTCGTTGGCGGTGTCGGCTTTCTCGCCTACGCCTGGTATCCCTCCATCGCCCCGGTCAGTCCTCCTGCGGCGTCATCCTTCTCGCCGGAGGCCATTCATCGCGGCCAGCTGGTCGCCGCGGCAGGATACTGCGCGGAATGCCATACCCGCACCGATAACGGCGGCGGTCCGCGCATGGCGGGCGACTACAAGATGGAAACGCCGTTCGGCGACATCTTCTCGTCCAACATCACGCCCGATCCGGAGACCGGCATCGGCAACTGGTCGGAAGCGGCCTTCAAGCGCGCGATGAATCTCGGCATCGCCCGCGACGGCAGCCAACTCTATCCGGCCTTTCCCTTCGATCACTTCACGAAGGTGAGCGATCAGGACGTTTCGGACCTCTACGCCTATCTCATGAGCCAGCCGGCCATCCACCGTGCGCCGCGCGAAAACACCGTGCCCTTCCCGATTAACATCCGCCTGATCGGACAGGGCTTCTGGAAGCTGCTGTTCTTCTCGCCGGGTCGTTACAGGAATGATCCGGCCCACGATGCCGAATGGAACCGGGGCGCTTACCTTGCCGAAGGCGACGCGCATTGCGGCGCCTGCCATACGCCCCGCAACGCGCTGGGCGCGGAAAAGAAAAGCGCACTCTACGACGGCAACGTGATCGACGGCTGGATCGCACCACCACTGAACGAGCACAATCCGACGCCGGTCGTCTGGACCGAGGACGAACTCTTCAAATACCTCCGCCATGGCGTTGCGCCGCTGCATGGTTCGGCCGCCGGACCGATGAACCCGATTCCGCACGAGTTCCTGTCGGAACTTCCGGAATCGGACGTTCGCGCGATCGCCCATTACTACGCGGATGTCGACCATGCCGCGCAGCGTGAAGGCCAGAATCAGGCGGCGGTCGCCACGGCCATGGATCGCTCGAAAGCCAATCTGATCGGCCCGCAGACCGACCCGGATGCCCGCCTCTATCAGGGTGCCTGTGCCGCATGCCATTACAATGCCGGTCCGGCACCCGTACCGGGCCGTCCGGAACTGGCGTTGAACAATGCACTCTGGCTGGATGAGCCGAACAACCTGTTCATGGTGATGCTGCATGGCATCGGCGCCAGGGAAGGCCAGGACGGCATCGCGATGCCGAGCTTCTATACGGGCCTCAGCGACCATGACATGGCACGGATCGCGGCTTATCTGCGCCGCACCCGCACGAACCTGCCGCCTTGGACGGACCTGGAAAAGAAGGCCGCCAAGATGCGCGCCACCCTGAAACCCCCGCCGATCAATGCCTCGCATTGA
- a CDS encoding MoaD/ThiS family protein, which yields MPRIELEYFAQMREQAGCHRETRDTQALSAAALYDELRDIHRFTLEPRKMRVAINAAFRPWDQVLADGDTVVFIPPVTGG from the coding sequence ATGCCGCGCATAGAACTGGAGTATTTCGCCCAAATGCGGGAGCAGGCCGGCTGCCATCGTGAAACCCGCGACACGCAGGCCCTCTCCGCGGCGGCGCTTTATGACGAGCTGCGTGACATCCACCGCTTCACGCTGGAACCACGGAAGATGCGGGTCGCCATCAATGCCGCCTTCCGGCCGTGGGACCAGGTGCTCGCCGATGGCGACACCGTCGTTTTCATCCCGCCGGTGACGGGCGGATGA
- a CDS encoding NTP transferase domain-containing protein yields the protein MTRRFSHDAVLLGAGGSARLGQPKQELTIDGEPLLRRAARLLAETKPTRLFVVLGDRGMATHLNGLNANIIENPDWPQGLSTSVRSAARAIQSHKTTRPVLFSGVDQCRLQLPHLDALLRTWAGTRDVVTRYDAESYGIPALISRHTLAQADNLTGDRGFGQIWQQGTENPIFVDAPELGFDLDTPAQLAIAIRHGWIDGRRRTATAREDVRIPGLRELKQARVRTKLIAEAMHLFAGRGFEAVTVDEIAAAAGVSRRTLFRYFDTKGDIVFAWASTMTDVLRETMAQAAPDEQPGPAMRRAFTTVIKRIAPTTKECLALVRLIEQSPALRVHSLRKYAAWEESIIDAWRDRLPASDNTHLAASVLARSSIAAFRAALEEWLRCDGRTALAPLLARTFELQRDIFDKDLHSVS from the coding sequence ATGACACGGCGATTTTCCCATGACGCCGTTTTGCTTGGCGCAGGTGGCAGCGCGCGCCTGGGACAGCCGAAACAGGAACTGACCATCGACGGCGAACCGCTCTTGCGGCGAGCAGCCCGTCTTCTGGCGGAAACGAAGCCGACACGCCTTTTCGTCGTCCTCGGCGATCGCGGCATGGCGACCCATCTCAATGGCCTGAACGCGAACATCATCGAGAACCCCGACTGGCCACAGGGCCTGTCGACGTCCGTCCGATCGGCGGCACGTGCCATACAGTCCCATAAGACAACGCGCCCCGTGCTGTTCAGCGGCGTCGATCAGTGTCGCCTGCAACTCCCCCATCTGGACGCGTTGCTGAGGACCTGGGCGGGCACACGGGACGTCGTCACGCGCTACGATGCCGAAAGCTACGGCATTCCCGCGCTGATCTCGCGACACACGCTGGCGCAGGCCGATAACCTCACGGGTGATCGCGGCTTCGGCCAGATCTGGCAACAAGGCACCGAAAACCCGATTTTCGTGGACGCGCCGGAATTGGGTTTCGATCTCGACACGCCGGCGCAACTTGCCATCGCCATTCGTCATGGCTGGATCGATGGCCGCCGTCGAACGGCGACGGCTCGGGAAGATGTCCGTATTCCCGGACTGCGGGAACTGAAACAGGCTCGGGTCCGAACGAAGCTGATCGCCGAAGCCATGCATCTGTTCGCCGGACGCGGCTTCGAGGCCGTCACGGTTGATGAGATCGCCGCCGCCGCTGGCGTGTCCCGCCGCACGCTCTTCCGATATTTCGACACAAAAGGCGATATCGTCTTCGCCTGGGCGTCCACCATGACCGATGTCCTGCGGGAGACGATGGCACAAGCGGCACCGGACGAGCAGCCCGGCCCCGCAATGCGCCGGGCCTTCACAACGGTGATCAAGCGGATTGCACCGACAACGAAGGAATGCCTCGCGCTGGTGCGCCTGATCGAACAGTCGCCGGCCCTGCGGGTGCATAGCCTGCGCAAATACGCCGCATGGGAGGAAAGCATCATCGACGCCTGGCGTGACCGATTGCCCGCCAGCGACAACACCCATCTGGCGGCATCCGTTCTGGCACGCAGCAGCATCGCCGCTTTCCGCGCCGCACTGGAGGAGTGGCTGCGATGCGACGGGCGAACCGCACTCGCACCGCTTCTGGCCCGTACATTCGAGTTGCAGCGTGACATTTTTGACAAGGATCTACACTCGGTGTCATAA